GGCTTTGCCCAGGTTGAGTGTTATCGGGGCCGCACTATCCTCTAGCCACATCTGCGCCTGGATGCCAGCCGGTTCGAGGCCGTATTGGCGCACATCACGCAAGTCGCCCGAGACAAACTCCTTTATTTCGAACTTCTTCGTTTCCTCGATGAAGTCGTTAACCATGGCAAAGTCCACTTTCGCCCCCAGCACGTCCCCTTTTCTCCATTCATTTTCGGGGTCCTTCACCAACACAACCGACTTTGCGGCGCTGCGCAGTTCGATCCGCTTAAGCTTTTCGCCCTCGAAGAAGAAAAGCTGCTTGCTCCTCATCTCATCCGCGGAGCGTGGGATGGAGTTCACGGCTTTCTCCTCCAATATGAAAATGGCATCCCGATCCGACATGGCGCAAAAATATCCGCGTTTTTCCGGACTCCGTTTCCCGATGTCGATCTGTACGGTGGGGTTTGAATCACCGCTGATCCAAAACTTGATCACCGCCGATGGCTTGTCGAGCCCATATGCGGCGAGTTTTTCCTTCTTTTCCGAGATGAACTCCTTCACCTCGCTGTTCGCAAAAGCCCCCATAAAGTCGAAAAGTTTTTTCTGATCCATGCGGGCGTTAACCGGTTTCTCAATCCTCCACATACCGGATTCGGAAAGTTTGAAAAGCATCGGCGAACCTTCCCAGTTAACCGCCACTTGGTCAACCATGACGGGGTTGAGCTTCAACACGGATTTGTCGCGGAAATAATACGCGTCCTTGTCGGCCTCGGCGCGGCAATCGGCGTTAACCCGGTATACCGGCTTGAGTCCTTCCAACTGGGCATATGCAATGCCCATCATGGGCGCCCTGGCGCCAAAAAGGATGGTATGTTCTTTCAATTCCTTCCCCACTTTGAGAGTGAGAGTAATGGAAGGGACGGCCAGCCCGAATTCGGTCAGCCGTTCGGGTGTGGGATTCGGATCCATAACATATTCCGAGTCGTTCCGGGATTCGGTCACTTCATGGATGAACTTCTCGACCGTCTCATTTTTAGCCATGGCGTTTAAGGGAGAAACAATCTTCCATCCCTTCTCCCACCTCTCAAGCTCTATGGTGCCCGATTCCTTCTTTATCGTAAGGGCGAGAACCTGATCCGCGGTAAAAGGAAGGAGACGGGTCTGCTCTTCTTTCTTCTGTTCGGCGATCTTGGTGGACTTGAAGTCAAGCATCGTATAGCCGCCAATCGCCACAAGGACGATAATCCAGATAAAAGTCTTTTTAAAGTACGTCATGCCACGCTCCGCCGCTTCTCATCACCTGAACCATCTCCGCTTGCTGTAGATACCCACGCCAACAAGAAGTATGGTGGAGGGAATCATGACCACGGGGAGCCAGAAAATCGCCCTTCCCTGCGATGCCGTCAGCACCACCGGCGTCACATCCTTTTTACGCGCCCGCACGGCCACCAGATCGGCCTCTTCGGCAAGCCAACTTATGGTATTCATGAAAAGGTCGCCGTTGCCGCCAAGGTTGAAATTGGTGTTGTTGGCAAAGTCGGAATCCCCAACGAGAATGATCTTCCCGTACTTCTCCCTCTTGCCCCCTTCGGCGTCTTCGCCCCCCTTAACGGGAATGGTCGTTACCGCCATGATGGGAAGGGGGCCGCGTTTATCGCTCCCCTCGTCGTAGCTCACATCGCCGCTTTCAAGCTGCTTCTTGCTGGTCTCACCCCAACTGTTGGGGCCGGTCAGAGCCAACTGGTAGCGGCCCTGCTTCGGATCTTCGTCTATAAAAACAGTTTCCGCGATGGGGAAAAACGACATCAGTTTGAATTCCTGCGTAAGCGGGTGCTTCTTGTGGTAGGCGTAAACAACCGGGGTGAGGTTGTTCGCGCCGTACAACTGGCTCTGCTGGTCAATGATGACGTCATCGCTTATTTTGAAGCCGTACGTTTCCAGCCACCTTCTGAAAGCCGGGGGATGGCCGGGATCGATCTCGGCGAAAATGGCGCCCCCCTGCTTGTAGTAGGCGTCAAGCTTTTGAAGCTCCTCGGCCGCCATATCGCGTTCGGGGCTGGCAATAATCACAACGGATGCATTCGCCGGTACTTCTTTGACCTGGGCGAGCACCAGTTCCTGCAAGGCGAAGTTCTGGTTCGCCAGAGCGGTCGTGGCGGCGTTGTATCCCGCCTTGCCGGATGAGCCCGGCTCTTTTTCTCCGTGCCCTTTGACGAAGTAGATGGTCTTTTGCTTGCTTTGCAGCAGCTTGATGATGCCGTTGGTGATGGTCTCCTCGCGCTCATTGGCGATTTTGATTTGCTTGGTGCCCGACATCAGCAGCATGATCCGGTATTCCGAAACGCCGTACTTGCTTGCCAAGCCGGGGTTCTGATCGGGATCTATGAACGTGAACGTAAAGTTCGGCGAAACGTTGGCGTATTCCTCCAGCAAATCCCTCGCGGTCTGACGCTGCTTGGCATGCACCGTGCCGGATTCGCCGCGGTAGAAGGCCACCACCTTAACCGGCGTGGTCAGGGTGGAAGCGATTTTTATAGACTGGGCGGAAAGCGTGTACCTGCCGGTTCGCGTCAGATCGAGGCGCTTTTTGTGGGCTTCCCCCAAAAAACCCGCGAAGATGACGATTACAAAGAACACCGCAACCATGATCATCATGTTTGCCCCGTACTTTGCGCTCTTTCTCAATAAAAGCTTCTTGATCTCCTCAAACCGAACGTACAGGAGAAAGAGGCCCAACATAAGCCCTATCCAGAGCAATGCGGCGGCGGTAAGTGTCATGGCGCCCGAAATGGCGTAAATGGCCGCGCCGCCGATAATAAATGCAAACGCCAGTATGGCGGGAACTGCTATACGATACATTTAAACTATGCCCTCCATCTTTTCGATTCAAGCGAATGCATGCTGAGAAACAAGAAGAACACCGCGAAGAGAAGATAGTAGGTGATATCCGACGTATCCAGCACACCTCTCGCAAAAGTGTCGAAGTGCGAATGAAGCGAAATGTACTCCAGGATTATACCCATCTTTTCGCCGACAAATCCGGCCGAAGACCCGATCATGTAGAGAACCATAAGAGAGGCGAAAGAAAGAACCGCCGCGATGACCTGGTTCTCCGTGAGGGACGACATGAATAAGCCGAGCGAAATGAACGCCCCGCCCATACACAACAGTCCGCTGTAGCCGGAGAGGATGACGCCCCATTCGGGATCGCCGAAAAACGCGACGAGCAGCAGGCACGGAAACGACAGGGAGAGCATAATGGCGAATATCCCCATGCAACCCGCGAATTTCCCCAGCACCAATTCAATATCCTTCACCGGATAGGTAAGAAGCAGCTCGATGGTGCCGGTCTTTTTCTCCTCGGAAAACGACCGCATGGTGAGCATGGGAAGCATGATGAGCATTACGATGCTCACCACGCCAAAAAACGGCCGGATCACGAATTCCGTTACGTTCAGCACGCCGTATTGGGCGGCGACCATCGGGTCGGTCTGGGCCTGGAAGCTGATGGTGCTGAATCCGGCGAAGATATTGTAAAAGTAGTAGCCGATCAGCGCGGAAAATATGGTAATCACCACGAACGCCACGGGCGAATAAAAGTACGACCGTATTTCCTTTGTCAGGATGAAAAAGAAATTCCTCACTGTTTTGCCTCCTCCTCGGTCACGATACGGATAAATATGTCCTCCAGGCTCATCTTCATCGGCGTCAACTCATACAGTTCCCACTGACGCTCGCCGGCGAGCCGGGCCACGAGGTTGGAAGACTGGCTATCCATCTCGAACTCTATCGTGTATTTGCTGGTTGCCACGCCGGTCTCGGCGGGGCTGAGGCAATCCACCCTCTTGACGCCCCGTATCTTCCGAAGCCCTTCCTGCACATCGGCCTGCCTGCCGCCGATGCGCGCCACCACGCGGTTGCTTTTGGTAAGCTGCGCGGTGAGGTTTTCCGGGGTGTCAACCGCCTTCACTTTTCCCTCGTCGATGATGACAACCCGCTGGCAGAGCATACTTACCTCGGGAAGAATGTGGCTGCTTAATATGATGGTCCGCGCTCCCGCCAGCCCTTTTATCAACGAGCGTATTTCTATGATCTGCTTGGGGTCGAGGCCGATCGTCGGCTCGTCGAGGATTAACACTTCGGGATCGTTTATCAGCGCTTGGGCAAGGCCAACCCTTTGGCGGTACCCTTTGGAAAGTTCGCCGATGAACTTGTGGGCCATGTGCGTAAGGGCAACCTGCTCCATCACTTCGGCAACCCGGCTTTTTATCTGTTTCCACGGCACGCCTTTAAGGCCGGCCACGAAACGGAGGTAGACCGGCACCTGCATGTCGGTGTAAAGCGGAACCGTTTCGGGAAGATACCCGATCCTGCTTCGCACCTGAAGGGATTCTTCGAACACATCGAATCCGGCCACCTTCACGGTGCCGCTTGTGGCGGGCATGAAGCAGGTGAGAATTCTCATCGTGGTCGTCTTCCCCGCGCCGTTCGGCCCCAGAAATCCAAGGATCTCACCCTTGTTGACATTAAAGGAAATGTCCGTGATCCCCCTGGCATTGCCGCCATAAATTTTTGTAAGGTCTTTAACTTCTATCATCTGGAAAAAATCCCCTTAAAAACAATCCCACACTATCCCTCTTGGTTACATAAGCAAAAATCATGCTAGTGCATATTACATGGATTAAGGAATAAAAAAAAGCCCCGGTTTTGAAAAAACCGGGGCTAAAGAATCAGATTTCGTTCAGATTCTTATTTGTCTTCGGCCCAGTCGCCCATCTGGCCGGTGCCAGCGCCGGAGGTCTTCTGTACGGAAACGCCGACCTTCTTGGAAGCCAAGCGGCCGCCACCGATCGAGCTGAATCCACCCCGCTGGGTGCCGTACGCAAGCTGGTTGGTGCTGCCGCGGCCAGCCATAAAGCCCGCGTCTTCAAGCATTTCGTTCATTTCCTTGAACTCCGCGCTCTTATCAGCATTGGCGGCGGTAATATCGTCCTTATCCGCCTTGTAGGTCGGGGAGAGGGAGCGAATGAACGCAACCAAGTTCCAGATGTCCTGGTCCTGAACGACGTTACCCCAGGGAGGCATGGAGGTGGAGAGGTTGCGGAATTCGCCGCCACCTTTAATGACGCCGAAAAGATCGATGTTGCTGATGTTGTCGGCGTACTTGCCGTTGGTCAGATTGCGCGGGCGGGGATCAAGCTTGGAAGCGGTCGGGCCATCGCCTTTGCCGGTCCAGCCGTGGCAATGCACGCAGTAGAACGAGAACCAGTGAGCGCCCTGATCCGGGTCGGCACCCGCAACCTGAGTGACGAACCCTTTGTCCTTATCGTGACCCGGGCGGGTGAGGTTATTCCACTGGTTAACCCACTCGTTGTAGTCGCCGCCGAGCTTCGAACCGCTCTCATGTTTGCGGAACCATGCTTCGGTAACGCCGGACTTCTCGCCCAACCCGGATTGGGTATCGTTGTACTGGCCGGTCCATTTGTTCTTATAGCGGGCCTTCATCAGGTCTTCAAGCGGCGACTTGTTCGCTTTCTTGATACCAAAGGTCTTTTCATTGATGTTGTCGGGGTTGTCAGCTACCTTACCAACGCCGGTCAGGTAGTCGAATCCCGCAACGCCGTAGGTGGAGGTACCGGAAGCCTTTTTGGTGATCTTCGCATCATCAGCTTCAATGTTATATTCGTCGGCTTCTTTACCATATTGATCGCGGAGCTTTTCAGCCTGTTCTTCTGAAAGGTCGCCGGCCTTCTTGGCCGCATCCAGTTCGGCGGCGGAAACCTTCGCACGTGCCGCATGAGCGTCGGTGGTGATCGCCACCAAGCCGAAACCGAAGGTCAAGGAAAACATGCCAAGTATGAATGGCGTTGCAAGTCGTTTAAGCGTCATAAACTTTTGCTCCCCTAAAAAAATCGTCAATAAATACCAAAAACCCTGCAATCACTTTTGCAACATATATACCCTTATTTCTGAAAACTCTCTTTGCATCCAGACTGTATCGGCAAAGATTCACATCATAAAAAATTGATTGCAAGAAAAGCATGGGGGAAAACGATTGTGTTGGTGATAAAGAAAAAATGTGACAATTTTTGTCATCATTGTTTTTAAGCCAGCTACATTGCCATTTACATCAAATATATTCATCGTTACGTTAACATAACTATGGATATTGAACATTGCGTTCTTGTCAAAACGATCACATTGCCGTTAAATTAGGCCGCAACAGCAAAGATACAGTGGCACATAAACCGAGGCTAAATAATCTGCAACCTAAAAGATACACTTCCTTAAAAACCGTCCGCCCGGACCCCGTGCCATCTTCAATTACGGGAAGGCCGAGACTCACTCCCGGCCGGTTTATCACCCCATAGGGCTGTTCGCTGTTACCGAGCCGAAGTGTCTTTGACAACGCACCCGGCAAAAAACCATTTGTCATCGTAAGAGTATATCATTACGCTTTCGTCGTGCCGGATTTTCCGAAGGCTGCATTCGTAAACAGCGTCTTTCACCTTCACTCCGTTATATTCAGGGGCCTCTTCGGGCTTCGGATAGGAGACGGAAACAGTGGAAACAACGACAACCCCTTTTTCATAAGCATCGCCCATTTTCTTTTCAGCTGGCACAGGATCATGGGGTTTCCCGATTTCCACTTTGGCGGAAGGGGGAAAAAAGAACTTTTCCGCCCACTGAACATTTGCCATGTCCGCGGCAGTGGCATCATAAATAGCCTTATGCCTTTGAAAGTGTTCGGCCTCCTGTTTTTGAACATCTCCGCTCTCGCTCTTTTGGATCCATTTCTTCTGCCTGGCGGTGACCTGACTCAACGCGTAAATGGTATTGAAATCGCCTTTCTGAACGGCGTCAATATAATCCTTGAGCACCTGTGTCGGGTTGCCGGGAATCTTATCGAGTGTGCAAGCCGATACCGCTCCCACCATCAGGGCTGGCAGGGCAATCGCGCGGAAGAGATTTTTACCAAACAACTTGCGGTTCATACCAATGCCTCATCATCCAGCGGTTGTCGAGAAGGAGCGGGTTTCGCTTTGTATCTTTGTAGCTTACCGGAGGTATTCCCATCCGGTCCCCCTGCGCTATGTTGTGGCAGCTGTTGCATCCCATCCAGGGGGCTTTCACGCTTCCCCACAAAAGCCCCACGACCATCAAGATGCACACGATGCCGCCCACCCCCATGTAGACCAGATTGATCCGCCGGGAGAGTTTTGCGGCCACTTTATCCTGGTGCGCCCCCTTCTTCTTCCTTTTGAAAAGGTACGGGACGATAAACACCAACGCCAGGAAGAAAAACGGGATCCAAAAGAGGAACAGGGGCCAGTTTCGGGGAGGATAGTACCAATACGGAAGCTCGAACGTGACGAAGAACCACTCAGGAGCCGGAATGTACATCCCATCCATTGGAAACGGGATGCTTTCCGGATCCGCCGAAGGAACCGGGAAGACGACGCTCATGGCGATGATCGCGATGATAAGCGGGATCGATGCGAACGTCTGGCGGATAAAATAGTCCGCCATCCCCCGTCTCCTGAAACGCGAGATACAGTGTATTTCAAGGAGGACAAAGGTGATTATCGGCAACACGATGTCGTGTATCACGAAATTGCGGGTGGGCGTGTAGGTAACCATCATAAAGTTGTAGAGGTAGTCGCCAACCAGCGGGATGTGCTTAAGCCAGTTGTTAAACATCTCCATCATCCAGTACCCCTTC
This sequence is a window from Nitrospinota bacterium. Protein-coding genes within it:
- a CDS encoding ABC transporter permease subunit, translating into MRNFFFILTKEIRSYFYSPVAFVVITIFSALIGYYFYNIFAGFSTISFQAQTDPMVAAQYGVLNVTEFVIRPFFGVVSIVMLIMLPMLTMRSFSEEKKTGTIELLLTYPVKDIELVLGKFAGCMGIFAIMLSLSFPCLLLVAFFGDPEWGVILSGYSGLLCMGGAFISLGLFMSSLTENQVIAAVLSFASLMVLYMIGSSAGFVGEKMGIILEYISLHSHFDTFARGVLDTSDITYYLLFAVFFLFLSMHSLESKRWRA
- a CDS encoding DUF4340 domain-containing protein, giving the protein MTYFKKTFIWIIVLVAIGGYTMLDFKSTKIAEQKKEEQTRLLPFTADQVLALTIKKESGTIELERWEKGWKIVSPLNAMAKNETVEKFIHEVTESRNDSEYVMDPNPTPERLTEFGLAVPSITLTLKVGKELKEHTILFGARAPMMGIAYAQLEGLKPVYRVNADCRAEADKDAYYFRDKSVLKLNPVMVDQVAVNWEGSPMLFKLSESGMWRIEKPVNARMDQKKLFDFMGAFANSEVKEFISEKKEKLAAYGLDKPSAVIKFWISGDSNPTVQIDIGKRSPEKRGYFCAMSDRDAIFILEEKAVNSIPRSADEMRSKQLFFFEGEKLKRIELRSAAKSVVLVKDPENEWRKGDVLGAKVDFAMVNDFIEETKKFEIKEFVSGDLRDVRQYGLEPAGIQAQMWLEDSAAPITLNLGKATPAGYVYAFSTAEKSILTLEERAKRVLETFLKDL
- a CDS encoding GldG family protein, whose translation is MYRIAVPAILAFAFIIGGAAIYAISGAMTLTAAALLWIGLMLGLFLLYVRFEEIKKLLLRKSAKYGANMMIMVAVFFVIVIFAGFLGEAHKKRLDLTRTGRYTLSAQSIKIASTLTTPVKVVAFYRGESGTVHAKQRQTARDLLEEYANVSPNFTFTFIDPDQNPGLASKYGVSEYRIMLLMSGTKQIKIANEREETITNGIIKLLQSKQKTIYFVKGHGEKEPGSSGKAGYNAATTALANQNFALQELVLAQVKEVPANASVVIIASPERDMAAEELQKLDAYYKQGGAIFAEIDPGHPPAFRRWLETYGFKISDDVIIDQQSQLYGANNLTPVVYAYHKKHPLTQEFKLMSFFPIAETVFIDEDPKQGRYQLALTGPNSWGETSKKQLESGDVSYDEGSDKRGPLPIMAVTTIPVKGGEDAEGGKREKYGKIILVGDSDFANNTNFNLGGNGDLFMNTISWLAEEADLVAVRARKKDVTPVVLTASQGRAIFWLPVVMIPSTILLVGVGIYSKRRWFR
- a CDS encoding ATP-binding cassette domain-containing protein, whose product is MIEVKDLTKIYGGNARGITDISFNVNKGEILGFLGPNGAGKTTTMRILTCFMPATSGTVKVAGFDVFEESLQVRSRIGYLPETVPLYTDMQVPVYLRFVAGLKGVPWKQIKSRVAEVMEQVALTHMAHKFIGELSKGYRQRVGLAQALINDPEVLILDEPTIGLDPKQIIEIRSLIKGLAGARTIILSSHILPEVSMLCQRVVIIDEGKVKAVDTPENLTAQLTKSNRVVARIGGRQADVQEGLRKIRGVKRVDCLSPAETGVATSKYTIEFEMDSQSSNLVARLAGERQWELYELTPMKMSLEDIFIRIVTEEEAKQ
- a CDS encoding c-type cytochrome, with protein sequence MTLKRLATPFILGMFSLTFGFGLVAITTDAHAARAKVSAAELDAAKKAGDLSEEQAEKLRDQYGKEADEYNIEADDAKITKKASGTSTYGVAGFDYLTGVGKVADNPDNINEKTFGIKKANKSPLEDLMKARYKNKWTGQYNDTQSGLGEKSGVTEAWFRKHESGSKLGGDYNEWVNQWNNLTRPGHDKDKGFVTQVAGADPDQGAHWFSFYCVHCHGWTGKGDGPTASKLDPRPRNLTNGKYADNISNIDLFGVIKGGGEFRNLSTSMPPWGNVVQDQDIWNLVAFIRSLSPTYKADKDDITAANADKSAEFKEMNEMLEDAGFMAGRGSTNQLAYGTQRGGFSSIGGGRLASKKVGVSVQKTSGAGTGQMGDWAEDK
- a CDS encoding cytochrome b N-terminal domain-containing protein, translated to MQNEAGLWARIKPKKIHIRHYFGGLAFILLLGQLFSGLYMIFYYEPSLKETYKTVQYFTNEAFLGSLTRNIHRYGAFFMGVAIFIHFFTGYFRKDYQGGRKKYWLTGVLLSILFVSFLISGTILPWEWKGYWMMEMFNNWLKHIPLVGDYLYNFMMVTYTPTRNFVIHDIVLPIITFVLLEIHCISRFRRRGMADYFIRQTFASIPLIIAIIAMSVVFPVPSADPESIPFPMDGMYIPAPEWFFVTFELPYWYYPPRNWPLFLFWIPFFFLALVFIVPYLFKRKKKGAHQDKVAAKLSRRINLVYMGVGGIVCILMVVGLLWGSVKAPWMGCNSCHNIAQGDRMGIPPVSYKDTKRNPLLLDNRWMMRHWYEPQVVW